From the genome of Chloroflexota bacterium, one region includes:
- a CDS encoding AtpZ/AtpI family protein has protein sequence MDKWVVAARLLGIGWYIGISIAGGIFLGIWLDKKFDTSILFTLVGLFLGLGVAALGSYRMISPLLKEQSSKRKEDD, from the coding sequence ATGGACAAGTGGGTGGTAGCCGCCAGGCTACTGGGCATTGGATGGTACATCGGTATATCCATTGCGGGTGGCATATTTCTGGGGATTTGGCTTGACAAGAAGTTTGACACTTCTATATTATTTACGCTGGTCGGGCTATTCCTCGGCCTAGGGGTGGCAGCCCTTGGTAGTTATCGCATGATATCTCCATTGTTGAAAGAGCAGTCAAGCAAGCGCAAGGAGGACGATTAG